Sequence from the Molothrus ater isolate BHLD 08-10-18 breed brown headed cowbird chromosome 13, BPBGC_Mater_1.1, whole genome shotgun sequence genome:
AAAATACtatgatttaaaaatacatgatgCAGCACATGTTCTAATGCAGTGCCCACCCTCCAGAAATCCTCATGACTCCATCCACTGTCCCCTTCCCATTCCTGctatccctgctgctgccacatccTGTCTTTGCCCGTGTGATgggtcctgctgcagctggcagcatgGCAGACCTGGCAGGGGAAGAGGGACAAAGCAGATGGTGGTGGCAGATATGACAGTTTTGGTGGCAGACAGTGCACAGGGCATGCAGAGGCACTTTGGCATCAGCTGGCTTTGCCAGTGGAGGGCTGAGGTGTCCCTTGGGCCCCAGCCCCCTTACCTGCTTGCCCATCACTGTGCCTCTCATTGCTCACAGGTTGGTAGCACAGCTGGTAGCACTCCACAGTGTCATCCGAGAAGAGGCCCCAGCAAACTCTCAGTGAAGTGCCAGTTGCTGCATTGGGAGCCTGGGGGTTGATCACAGGGgcacaaggagctgcagaggaaaaaacaggTCAGTTTTTGAATGTATAATCATGGTTTGTTGTACCTCTCCTCTCACAAAGGTGTTTGCACAAAGCCTTGGCACCGAATGGGGTCATGTTCCTCCATTCCTCCCACATGGAGAAAAGTCAGGAGCTGAGTCTGCAATTGCAGATAGTAATCGGGTCACTGATGTGTGAGAACTAGTCTTGCTTCAAAACAAAGTCAAAccaatgaaataaataaacctcagccttcccctcctctgagGGTTGCTCCAGTGAGCCCAACATCTGCCATGCCAGGACTCCTGCCAGCCACCCAGGGATCAGGGAAAAGCTGTACAACAGGGAGCATCAGCACAGCCAAACAAGTACCAAATGCTGTTTTGTGTTAAGAAAACACAGTATTgggtgtaaaaaaaaataatgttctttctGACCATTTGTGATgcatcagaaaatatttaaaatgttaggcgattttttagttatttaaaatttgtttatgCTGTGCTGTCTCCTGTGGattatggggggaaaaaatgcttgCTAAATAACAGAGGAATAAGTCACTGAAATCTGTTTATCAAGAGAAGCGGGGTAAGTTATTTGAAGCAGTCTGGGGTTCCTCTCTATTTTGTTCAAGCAActaaagggaaagagaagataTCACTAAGTGTGCTTGACCCCTCAACAGAAGGAGGTAATCTTCATAAGTCTTCTAGGAAATCATCCAGCAAGGAAGTCCAATTTAGCAGTAATTCTGGTAATTTTATAttgaaaacaaatggaaaaaatttccaaaaatatCTTCCACTGTCCCTGTATATAtaggcaaattaaaaaaaaaacaaaacaacaacaacaacaaaaaaaactaGAAGGAAAACTAGGGACAAGTTAATTCTGCCTTTGCAGATCtcctttaaaagaagaaatgtttaatACATATCCTTCAATGTAAATAGGTGTGAAATAATGATCAGTTAGGAAGAGTACCTGGAATAGCATTAATGGAGTTCATTAGTTGTTCAACTTCAGAGACATCTATGACCCGCTCTTCAAAGTCTGGCAGTGTTGAAAGCTCTAAATTCACTTCTTGCTTTAAGAATTCTTCCAGCCTGTAATTGTAGGGGGAAAACAAGAATGTCTAATTGGAAGTACCATAGTGTTGGAGGTATCTGTCTATGAAGCCTATTTTTAAGAGAATAGCAGACTCCAAATTAACAtctatttctttaaaacacagttttcatAGCTGTACAAGCTCAGACTCCTCTGCCTGTAGCTTGGAGATTCGTGGCCATCAGTGCCTCAAGATGCCAAAGAGAGCAGGGGAGTGGGGTgtgcccagcacctccctgtgGGAAGCACCCTATTAGCTCCATAGCTTCCATTATTTTGAATTTACACTATTACTAATTCATGACCTCATGGCTCTGGGTGTTGTAAATTTGAAAGAAAGGGGtatcttttctctgtgctttcatGAACAATAACAGTCAATTAAGAGGGTGGTTTTTGCCTATGATTTAGTGTGCCCTAAGACTTCTTCCAATTGCTCcaatatttttcagtatctGTTCTGAGCTCCCACAGCTTGACTTTCTACCCCACTATATTAATGCATAAATAAGCCAGTTACAGTATAATTAGGGAGCTCAATTTTAGTCTCATTTGGATCCAGACTGGTTATTTCAAGAGCTTTAGCAATCCTGTTTCTCAGTGAAATTACTTCCTTATGACTAAGCTGAAAACACTGATTTATTCAGGCTCTAACTCTCCTTTTGGATTTCTTGAAATTGGATCCAAACAAGTTTTGAGTGTTAAGTTTCTTAGAGCAACTTTTTCTGATgcactttaaaacaaaaacactaAATATTTCAATAGCTCTAGTGGCTTAGACAACATTTGTGTGCCTGAACAAAATCCAGAACACACAAGCATCTCCAATAACCCATCCAATTAGCAGGAAGAAATGTGACACAAAATCCCAGACTGTGATACTACCTGTCAACCATGGTTACTGCTGCCTGttggaaaaaaaggacagagTGTTAGAGGTAGAAAAGTCCAGAGTCAGACTACATCATGCTGTTGACCTCTCTTACACAAATTGCCCCAAATGCAATACTTGGAGTGAAGTAATTGGCTCTCACCCCACTCTGAGAACAAAGGCCAGCCCTTTCTACTGAAATGGATAGATCTTGGCTGAATTTACAGAAAGATAATGAGTGTCTGCCCATCGAGACTTGAGACCAGTTCCTCCCTTGGTTGTCCAAAGTGCCAACAGATCCCTCATAAACAGAAACCCAGATCAGCTCGGCAGAAGAACTCATGAAATGATCTGTGCTGGAGGGAGTCTGAGCAGTGCATGTAACTGGAAGACAGATGTACAGTCCCAGGAGAAACCTAAGCCCCTGAGAGCTCAAGACCAACATTCACTTTTTGATGAATAATGGTTCTTAGGGGCAATATAAAACTGTTTACAAGCTAAGGAGAAAATAAGTTTATTCCAGAGATGGGAAAAGTCAGCTCACGAGAAGAACTCAGCAGGCTGGAGTCATAACAAACTGACCCACAGAAGTACACTGGTGTTATGACATTTGTTTGTTGTCCAGCTCAGAAGTTACTGTCACTGTGCTACAGAAATGCTCCCACCCACCTTAGTCACAGGACAACTCAGGTGAGAGCAATCACATCATCAgtgaaaattctgatttttttctccaattatttttctacctgccaaagaaaaatatcttcttgACACCACCTCAAGAGTGGGATTTCATCCATCACTTTGCAGGAACTTTTTACATATTTCAGCTGAACTTTCCTCCAAAATGagcaagaaaaggaaacatcttCCTAAGTGTTTACATCAGCCTGCCTGCTGTGAGCCCAGAATAGAGCAAGAGAGCTGAGCCTGCACAAGGCAAGGAACACTAAGTGCTTCCAGAGTTTCCCCAGATAAGCATTTCAGCAAGATATCTTCTCTCTGAACCCCAGTGTGACTCACAAATGAATGAGCATCCAAATTACAAACTTCTGCTTCTGCATTTTACCCCCATTGTGTTGCCCTACTAAGTCAATGCCACCATGCCAAGCATGAGGAGCAGTGACAGCACTATAGACTGAGCATCCCAAATTCTCCTTAGCAATAAGGCTGCTTGGCACTTCTCAGACAGGGACTACTTGCAAGCAGCAAAAAGCACTTCAACAGTTAAAACTCTTTACCTTCATAAATTCAGCTTTgtcattttccaggaaaagctCCTGGGTTTCATCTGTCAGGTCCTTGCAGGTGTCAAGATGTTTCCCACAACTGACCAGCTGCTCATATAGAGCTTCCAGCTTCTGcctcttctcttctcccagtgcttccagctgctcttcGTACTTCTGAGCAAGCACTTGCACTGCATCATTGTAATGCACCTCAAagttctgctcctgcctcccaaAATTTTCCTGCAAGATATTTGAGGGTTTGTACCTTGGCATCAAGCCTGATCCACAGGTCATGCAGAGGAAAATCTTACTCTGGTTTGCCTAAACTTCTCCTTACCATAGAGGTAATATGTCGTGTTTTAATTCACAAAACTAGGACACAGTACCGGTACACAGAAGCCGTAATTTGACTTATGTGCGTTTTTAGGGGTTTACTCTGATCATTCACCCCCCACCAAAGCACAAAAGTGTTGGATTTTGTTCCAGACATAAGAGCAACAGAAATTACAGCAGAAACAATGATGTAAAGCAACCTAAACCCAGGGAGCACAACTAGGATATATCCTAGCCTTAATCCCAGAAGCATTTCCACTAACACAGTGAAGCACATCCTTCCACGAGAGAAACCATGGCAACTCAGTGGGATCCATGGATttgtgctgagggagctgggtaGCTAATGCTGCTATCCTCActcacagctgcagaaagcatTAGGAAGGAAAATTTAAGGAGCAGGCAAGTCAAGGAGcagtcccagcagctgctcactgtTCAGGCACCAATGTCCTCCTGTGCTACATGCAGCAGAGAAAAGACTGCAGTGCCTTGAGTTATTGCTTCAGTTTGAACTTGCTGCCAGCTGACCTCCTTCCCCTGGGGCCAAGCTGACAGCAGCCAAGTGGGAGCACAACTCTTGAAGCAGCTGGTCCAAGGATTTGCCTGGATCTGACACTTCTGTGAATGAAGCTGAGGGAACACAAGGGCTGCACTCTGGATGGACTAGTTAGATCACAGATCTTTGGCCATTTAAAGCTAAGATGACTTGAGTGGGGGTGGCTTTATTCCTGAATGCAAACCTCTGTGCAAATTATAAATGTGGTTTTACTAGcccacttaaaaaaatctttaggaTGAGTTTTCCTGAGTACTTCAGTCTAGACAACCCCAAGATAACTCTGTGCTCTGTTACTGTAAGTACCCACCTCATTAACAACTGAATACTGTGAATGTCAGTATGACAAAACTGTTTAACCCCACTACCATAAAGTTAGCCCAAGAGCAAATGCCTTACCTCTACAGTGATGAAGATTTCCTCCAAATGGCTGGCAACATTTTCCATCTGAGCAATCTGTTCTTCCAACTTGCACATGTTTTTATGGATCTCCTCCTACAAAACATCCAGTGTGATTCCTACTGTGTCTGAGGACTGTTTTAGAGGCACCACAGTACACCTGTGTTACTCTCACCTTTTCActttccacagcactggggagctgAGCAACCTCGTGGTCCTTGTGCTCACCAAATAGTTTGTCAAAAGCTCGGATTGGTATCTTGCAGGTGGAACAAAAAacatctgctgcttcttcctcttcctcctcctcctcctcctcttcctcctcctcactgaCAGCCTGACTGTTCCACTCATCTGACATGCCACCACTGCTGAGCCCCCCTCTGGACCATATGCTGCTCTCAGCCTCATCATCTGCTCTGGCTTTGCTCTGATTTTCACCTTGAGAAGCCTCATCAGGAAGTCCTTGTTGCTTTGTGCTTTGACTTAGATCTTTCACTGAAGAGTTGCTTTTTGATATGTTATATATGGAGCCTTGTAATCCTGCTCTTTCTGTATGAGCTGGTGGCCATCTGCTCTCCACCTTCTCCAGATGTCCTCCAAGAAGCTCAAACTCTTTTTCTCTATCCTCATCAAGTCTATACATCTTAGCCAACTCTGCAACCTCCTTTTCCAAGTCATAGCCAACTTCTTGTGGGCACTGAACTTTTTCACTACTCAGTGCAGATTCCCTTCTCGTATCCCCCAGAGATCTGTCTCCTCGACCAGAGGGCTCTTCAGGAAAGATATCAAACCTCTCCTTTGATCCATAAAGATCCATGTGATAAAAGATCAGACCTTCAGTCTCAGTGTCACTAGGCTCTGGGACTGGTGGGGAAGCTGAGTGATGTCGTGACTGGCCGCTGGTCTCATAGTCCCTCGTGCTGCCAGATCTGGATGACATTGGTATCCTCAGGGAGCCTTTTGAGATTATGAGACTCAAGCTTGTAAAAGATAAGAAAGATCTTTAGCTACATACTTAGATATCAGGATTGAGTTTTTCTTGCTAAAAAGTATATGGATAGAATAGGTTTGGCTGAGGACTCCTCAGTCCTGGAGGTAGGCATGGGAAAGACTCACTCCCTAAGTGAGGCTGCTGAAGGGAAGCCACAGGAAGCTTGTTTTCTTCTCACCTcagtgcaaagcacagcagagagctgtcTCTGGTGTGCATCCTCTTTTCTGAGTTTTTTACCTCATCTGTGACCCTGATGCCTGATTTCCAACTGTAGAGCAGTCCTGTCCTCAGATAAACACTGTCACTGTGCTTCAGGCACAGTTAGTGCTGTTCTGTGCAATTGGAAATGGCCTGGTTTGAAGCCTGCTCActcttcagctgctgtcaaGCATGTTTTCTGAACTGTCAGTCAGGCAATAATGTAGAATGTCCTCTGTTGTGACCACTGATGCCACAGAACACACTAATAACTGCCCTGGAAAGTcctgttctgtatt
This genomic interval carries:
- the FSD2 gene encoding fibronectin type III and SPRY domain-containing protein 2; amino-acid sequence: MSSRSGSTRDYETSGQSRHHSASPPVPEPSDTETEGLIFYHMDLYGSKERFDIFPEEPSGRGDRSLGDTRRESALSSEKVQCPQEVGYDLEKEVAELAKMYRLDEDREKEFELLGGHLEKVESRWPPAHTERAGLQGSIYNISKSNSSVKDLSQSTKQQGLPDEASQGENQSKARADDEAESSIWSRGGLSSGGMSDEWNSQAVSEEEEEEEEEEEEEEAADVFCSTCKIPIRAFDKLFGEHKDHEVAQLPSAVESEKEEIHKNMCKLEEQIAQMENVASHLEEIFITVEENFGRQEQNFEVHYNDAVQVLAQKYEEQLEALGEEKRQKLEALYEQLVSCGKHLDTCKDLTDETQELFLENDKAEFMKAAVTMVDRLEEFLKQEVNLELSTLPDFEERVIDVSEVEQLMNSINAIPAPCAPVINPQAPNAATGTSLRVCWGLFSDDTVECYQLCYQPVSNERHSDGQAEHTLKVKETYCTITDLLPNTQYEFWVSALNASGISPPSERAVYVTAPSPPIIKNKKIRSCENAALVCWESRDINPVDSYTVELSKLTYEENDDIITESIVGIPNCEVLIHLQPTQKYHICVRAQNLGGSSERSEPVLIHTTGTCFYLNEDTAHPLLAILDDGFTISCDELENPECDLPVYDNSFTRCIAILGSLIPFPGKHYWEVEVEEDTEYRIGVAFENTPRHGHLGANNSSWCMRHIITPSRHKYEFLHSGMTPDVRITVPPRRIGILLDYENCRLSFFNADIAQHLHSFNSHFQHYVHPCFALETPGILRIHTGITTPLWTALP